A single window of Achromobacter xylosoxidans DNA harbors:
- a CDS encoding LysR family transcriptional regulator — MNWLEDFLALADTGSFSRAAEARAIAQPAFSRHIRALEEWVGADLCDRSSHPTELTAAGRRFLPLLKQVLADLEAARIKAVAAHAQDAASLRFAATHLLSLTFFPKWLAGLEADMEVGAIQMMSDSFQACEDLMAQRRVQFLLCHRHPRVASRLDETAYPMVRLGTDTLVPVSAPGGSAAPAHRLAGEGAVDFLAYGPASGLGRIVASQLRKKDLGEERIRATFVGPHATLLRTMAVQGRGVAWLPNMLVREDLAQGRLVRAGGQEWDIPLEICLFRQPTDMAAVAEQLWRLAAARAAGQAADPGYP, encoded by the coding sequence ATGAATTGGCTGGAGGATTTCCTCGCGCTGGCCGACACCGGAAGTTTCTCGCGCGCGGCGGAAGCGCGCGCCATCGCGCAGCCGGCGTTCAGCCGCCACATCCGCGCGCTGGAGGAATGGGTGGGCGCCGACCTGTGCGACCGCAGCTCGCATCCCACCGAACTGACCGCCGCCGGCCGCCGCTTCCTGCCGCTGCTCAAGCAGGTGCTGGCCGACCTGGAGGCGGCGCGCATCAAGGCGGTCGCGGCCCATGCGCAGGATGCCGCCAGCCTGCGCTTCGCGGCGACCCATCTGCTGTCGCTGACGTTCTTTCCGAAATGGCTGGCCGGCCTGGAAGCGGACATGGAAGTCGGCGCGATCCAGATGATGTCCGACAGCTTCCAGGCCTGCGAAGACCTGATGGCGCAGCGCCGCGTGCAGTTCCTGCTGTGCCACCGGCATCCGCGCGTGGCCAGCCGCCTGGATGAAACCGCCTATCCCATGGTGCGGCTGGGCACCGATACGCTGGTGCCGGTCAGCGCGCCGGGCGGATCGGCCGCGCCGGCGCATCGCCTGGCGGGCGAGGGCGCCGTGGACTTCCTGGCCTATGGGCCGGCCTCGGGCCTGGGGCGCATCGTGGCCAGCCAATTGCGCAAGAAGGACCTCGGCGAGGAACGCATACGCGCCACCTTCGTCGGGCCGCACGCCACGTTGCTGCGGACCATGGCGGTGCAGGGCCGTGGCGTCGCCTGGCTGCCGAACATGCTGGTGCGCGAGGACCTGGCGCAGGGCAGGCTGGTGCGCGCCGGCGGCCAGGAATGGGACATTCCGCTGGAGATCTGCCTGTTCCGCCAGCCGACCGACATGGCCGCGGTGGCCGAGCAACTGTGGCGGCTGGCCGCGGCGCGCGCGGCGGGGCAGGCCGCCGACCCGGGATATCCCTAG
- a CDS encoding dihydrodipicolinate synthase family protein, which produces MPSIPNYRGIIPAIACPFTADRRIDEPALRRLAGWLAGHDGVVAIMTNGHTGEVFSLTPAERAQVTRIVADELRGRLPVISSIVCEGIAEAAEHARAARAAGAAALDVMPPHHWLRFGFTPGHALEYFQAIHEAAPDLDLVCHVYPAWTRASYSSSLLADLARLPYVQAFKVGQRDMNKYARDIQALRDADASKAILTCHDEYLLASMVQDVDGALVGFATFIPQLIIDLWEAVKAGDLKRAQAVQALITPLKDAVYGAGEPTGEAHARMKAGMYLAGVLESAAVRPPTEAPGAAEMDALRAALAKAELLAR; this is translated from the coding sequence ATGCCTTCCATCCCGAATTACCGTGGCATCATCCCCGCGATCGCCTGCCCGTTCACCGCCGACCGCCGCATCGACGAGCCCGCGCTGCGCCGCCTGGCCGGCTGGCTGGCGGGCCACGATGGCGTGGTCGCCATCATGACCAACGGCCACACCGGCGAGGTGTTTTCGCTGACGCCCGCTGAACGCGCGCAGGTCACCCGCATCGTGGCCGACGAGCTGCGCGGCAGGCTGCCCGTGATTTCCTCGATCGTGTGCGAAGGCATCGCCGAGGCTGCCGAACACGCCCGCGCCGCGCGCGCCGCCGGCGCCGCCGCGCTGGATGTGATGCCGCCCCACCACTGGTTGCGTTTCGGCTTCACGCCCGGCCACGCGCTGGAATACTTCCAGGCCATCCACGAGGCCGCGCCCGATCTCGACCTGGTCTGCCACGTCTATCCGGCGTGGACGCGCGCGTCCTATTCGTCGAGCCTGCTGGCCGACCTGGCGCGGCTGCCCTACGTGCAGGCCTTCAAGGTCGGCCAGCGCGACATGAACAAGTATGCCCGCGACATTCAGGCGCTGCGCGACGCCGATGCCTCCAAGGCCATTCTCACCTGCCACGACGAATACCTGCTGGCCTCGATGGTGCAGGACGTGGACGGCGCGCTGGTCGGCTTCGCCACCTTCATCCCGCAGCTCATCATCGACCTGTGGGAGGCGGTGAAGGCCGGCGATCTGAAGCGCGCCCAGGCGGTGCAGGCGCTGATCACCCCGCTCAAGGACGCGGTGTACGGCGCCGGCGAACCCACTGGCGAAGCGCATGCCCGCATGAAGGCCGGCATGTACCTGGCCGGCGTGCTGGAGAGCGCCGCGGTGCGTCCGCCCACCGAAGCCCCCGGCGCGGCCGAGATGGACGCGCTGCGCGCCGCGCTGGCCAAGGCGGAACTGCTGGCGCGCTGA
- a CDS encoding Bug family tripartite tricarboxylate transporter substrate binding protein: protein MRKTILLPAALALCTALGAAAAHAEAAYPARQVRFVIPFPPGGTLDMLGRDVAQKLSEQTGQSFVVENRSGGNGIIGADVVARSPADGYTLLFNASTFTTAPMTMKSVPFDVDKNFVPVAMAGKAPLSVSVKKDLPVSDLAGLLAYAKQNPGKLTFAVGSIGSAGHLATELLKRQGGLDYMVIPYRGTSPALQDLVGGRIDGFIDPVLGALSYYKGGMLKILAVTSETRLPNLPDVPTVGEVLPGYQYYSWYGLWAPAGTPATIVEKLNAEVNKALSSGMAAKYEQLGVTITPITTAGFTRFQKDDMARSRKIIEEGHIHVD from the coding sequence ATGCGAAAAACCATTCTGTTGCCCGCCGCGCTGGCCCTGTGCACGGCGCTTGGCGCCGCCGCGGCGCACGCCGAGGCCGCCTACCCCGCGCGCCAGGTGCGGTTCGTGATCCCCTTCCCGCCGGGCGGCACGCTCGACATGCTGGGCCGCGACGTGGCGCAGAAACTAAGCGAGCAGACCGGCCAGAGCTTCGTGGTGGAAAACCGTTCGGGCGGCAACGGCATCATCGGCGCCGACGTCGTGGCCCGGTCGCCGGCCGACGGCTACACCCTGCTCTTTAACGCCTCGACCTTCACCACGGCGCCGATGACGATGAAGTCCGTGCCTTTCGACGTCGACAAGAATTTCGTGCCCGTCGCCATGGCCGGCAAGGCGCCACTGTCGGTCTCGGTCAAGAAGGACCTGCCGGTGTCCGACCTGGCCGGCCTGCTGGCCTATGCCAAGCAGAATCCGGGCAAACTGACCTTCGCCGTCGGCTCGATCGGATCGGCCGGTCACCTGGCCACCGAACTGCTCAAGCGCCAGGGCGGCCTGGACTACATGGTCATCCCGTACCGCGGCACCTCGCCCGCGCTGCAGGATCTGGTGGGCGGGCGCATCGACGGATTCATCGACCCGGTGCTGGGCGCCCTGTCGTACTACAAGGGCGGCATGCTGAAGATCCTCGCCGTCACCTCGGAAACGCGCCTGCCCAACCTGCCCGACGTGCCCACGGTGGGCGAAGTGCTGCCCGGCTACCAGTACTACAGCTGGTACGGCCTGTGGGCGCCGGCCGGCACCCCCGCGACGATCGTCGAGAAGCTCAACGCCGAGGTCAACAAGGCCCTGTCCTCGGGCATGGCGGCCAAGTACGAACAGCTGGGCGTGACGATCACGCCTATCACCACGGCCGGGTTCACGCGTTTCCAGAAGGACGATATGGCGCGCTCGCGCAAAATCATCGAAGAAGGCCACATCCATGTCGACTGA
- a CDS encoding SDR family NAD(P)-dependent oxidoreductase has product MSTDPTPGHAVVTGATGGIGQAIVQRLLDGRWRVTGLDLGPAVTRHPAYRHVTVDLCDDAATHRALQGLDNATALVHAAGLLRVAPLAQSESADGELMWKLHVDAAVRLTRDLAPAMVAQGGGRVVLVGSRVAQGMPGRGQYAASKAALVALAHSWGAELAGQGVTVNVVSPAATQTGMLEDPARAVSPARMPPIGRLIQPGEIAALVAFLLSAEAAAITGQDIAICGGASLPR; this is encoded by the coding sequence ATGTCGACTGATCCCACCCCAGGCCACGCGGTCGTCACTGGCGCCACCGGCGGCATCGGCCAGGCGATCGTGCAGCGGCTGCTGGATGGCCGCTGGCGCGTGACCGGACTGGACCTCGGGCCGGCCGTGACGCGGCATCCCGCCTACCGGCATGTCACGGTCGACCTGTGTGACGACGCCGCCACCCATCGGGCCTTGCAGGGTCTGGACAATGCCACGGCCCTGGTGCATGCGGCCGGGCTGTTGCGGGTGGCGCCGCTGGCGCAATCGGAATCCGCCGATGGCGAACTAATGTGGAAACTGCACGTCGATGCCGCGGTCCGGTTGACCCGCGATCTGGCGCCGGCGATGGTCGCGCAAGGCGGCGGCCGCGTGGTGCTGGTCGGCAGCCGCGTGGCCCAGGGCATGCCCGGCCGCGGCCAATATGCCGCGTCCAAGGCGGCGCTGGTGGCGCTGGCGCACAGTTGGGGCGCGGAACTGGCCGGCCAGGGCGTCACGGTGAACGTGGTGTCCCCGGCCGCCACGCAGACGGGCATGCTGGAAGACCCCGCCCGGGCCGTCAGTCCGGCCCGCATGCCCCCGATCGGCAGGCTGATACAGCCCGGCGAGATCGCGGCCCTGGTGGCGTTCCTGCTGTCCGCCGAGGCGGCCGCCATCACCGGTCAGGACATCGCCATCTGCGGCGGGGCTTCGTTGCCCCGCTGA
- a CDS encoding DUF1415 domain-containing protein yields MISTSDAYANVVAETRHWLTQAVIGLNLCPFAKAVQVKDQIRFAVSDATDAEGVLTDLQDELALLAEADPEKIDTTLLIIPDALDDFLEFNDFEDLSDRLLKRMRLVGELQVATFHPQFQFADTQPDDIENYTNRSPYPILHLLREDSIDRAVESFPDAAEIYEKNIDTMQRLGLEGWKRLMSKPA; encoded by the coding sequence ATGATTTCCACTTCCGACGCCTACGCCAACGTGGTTGCCGAAACCCGCCATTGGCTCACCCAGGCCGTGATCGGCCTGAATCTCTGTCCGTTCGCCAAAGCGGTCCAGGTCAAGGACCAGATCCGCTTTGCCGTCAGCGATGCCACCGACGCCGAAGGCGTCCTGACCGACCTGCAGGACGAACTGGCCCTGCTGGCCGAGGCCGATCCGGAGAAGATCGACACCACGCTGCTGATCATTCCCGACGCGCTCGACGATTTCCTGGAGTTCAACGACTTCGAAGACCTGTCGGACCGCCTGCTCAAGCGCATGCGCCTGGTGGGGGAGTTGCAGGTGGCCACGTTCCACCCGCAGTTCCAGTTCGCCGACACCCAGCCGGACGATATCGAGAACTACACCAACCGGTCGCCGTATCCCATCCTGCACCTGCTGCGAGAGGACAGCATCGACCGCGCGGTCGAGTCCTTCCCGGACGCCGCCGAGATCTACGAGAAGAACATCGACACAATGCAGCGGCTGGGCCTGGAAGGCTGGAAGCGGTTGATGAGCAAGCCCGCCTGA
- the crcB gene encoding fluoride efflux transporter CrcB — MNLLLVFIGGGLGSAARYGMSLAALRLGWIAFPYATLATNVIGCFVMGLITELLALKFSVSQPTRLFLTTGIVGGFTTFSTFALETALHVEQGRISTALLYAGLSLGLGLAALFGAMALVRTL, encoded by the coding sequence TTGAATCTATTGCTGGTTTTCATCGGTGGCGGCCTCGGCTCGGCCGCTCGCTACGGCATGAGCCTGGCCGCGTTGCGCCTGGGCTGGATTGCCTTCCCCTACGCCACCCTGGCCACCAATGTCATCGGCTGCTTCGTCATGGGGCTGATCACCGAACTGCTGGCGCTGAAGTTCTCGGTGTCGCAACCGACCCGGCTGTTCCTGACCACCGGCATCGTCGGCGGCTTCACCACCTTCTCGACCTTCGCGCTGGAAACGGCACTGCATGTGGAACAGGGGCGCATCAGCACCGCGCTGCTGTACGCCGGCCTGTCGCTCGGGCTGGGGCTGGCGGCGCTGTTCGGGGCGATGGCGCTGGTGCGGACGCTGTGA
- a CDS encoding M20 family metallopeptidase — MNARIPDDALPPTLDPKALQAFVDDKWDNEIIPALTDYIAIPAKSPAFDADWEKNAFIERVVRDAAQWVEAQKVSGLKLEVVRLPGRTPVIFFDAPATRSDNGDTVLLYGHLDKQPEFSGWRAGLGPWTPKYEDGKLYGRGGADDGYAVYASLTAIMALDKQGIPRPRCVGIVETCEESGSYDLLPYVDALRDRLGNVALVVCLDSGAGNYDQLWMTTSLRGMVSGTLEVQVLDEGVHSGDSSGVVPSSFRILRHLLDRLEDSATGRLLPQSLHCEIPADRIEQVHATARILGDEVWRRFPWSCGADGGFVLPMTTEPEQALLNRTWRPTLSVTGAEGLPPLSSAGNVLRPRTAFKLSLRLPPLVDAVAASEEIKALLEADAPYNAKVIFKANEGAATGWNAPASGPWLTQALDAASQQYYGAPCGYIGQGGTIPLMSMLQKGFPKAQFMVCGVLGPKSNAHGPNEFLHVPYGKKLTAAVAQTMAAMPAA; from the coding sequence ATGAACGCACGCATCCCCGACGACGCACTACCTCCTACCCTCGATCCGAAGGCTTTGCAGGCTTTTGTGGACGACAAGTGGGACAACGAGATCATCCCCGCGCTGACCGACTACATCGCCATTCCGGCCAAGAGCCCGGCGTTCGACGCCGACTGGGAAAAGAACGCGTTCATCGAGCGCGTGGTGCGCGACGCGGCGCAGTGGGTCGAAGCCCAGAAGGTCTCGGGCCTGAAACTGGAAGTGGTGCGCCTGCCGGGCCGCACGCCGGTGATCTTCTTCGACGCGCCCGCCACCCGCAGCGATAACGGCGACACCGTGCTGCTGTACGGCCACCTGGACAAGCAGCCGGAATTCTCCGGCTGGCGCGCCGGCCTGGGCCCCTGGACCCCCAAGTACGAAGACGGCAAGCTCTACGGCCGCGGCGGCGCCGACGACGGCTACGCCGTGTACGCCTCGCTCACCGCCATCATGGCGCTGGACAAGCAGGGCATTCCGCGCCCGCGCTGCGTCGGCATCGTCGAGACCTGTGAGGAATCCGGCAGCTACGACCTGCTGCCCTACGTCGACGCGCTGCGCGACCGCCTGGGCAACGTGGCCCTGGTGGTGTGCCTGGATTCGGGCGCCGGCAACTACGACCAGCTGTGGATGACCACCTCGCTGCGCGGCATGGTCTCGGGCACGCTGGAAGTGCAGGTGCTGGACGAAGGCGTGCACTCGGGCGATTCCAGCGGCGTGGTGCCGTCGTCGTTCCGCATCCTGCGCCACCTGCTGGACCGCCTGGAAGACAGCGCCACCGGCCGCCTGCTGCCGCAAAGCCTGCATTGCGAGATTCCCGCCGACCGCATCGAACAGGTGCACGCCACCGCCCGCATCCTGGGCGACGAAGTCTGGCGCCGCTTCCCCTGGAGCTGCGGCGCCGACGGCGGCTTCGTGCTGCCCATGACCACCGAGCCGGAACAGGCGCTGTTGAACCGCACCTGGCGTCCGACCCTGTCGGTGACCGGCGCCGAAGGCCTGCCGCCGCTGTCCAGCGCCGGCAACGTGCTGCGTCCGCGCACCGCCTTCAAGCTGTCGCTGCGCCTGCCGCCGCTGGTCGACGCCGTTGCCGCCTCGGAGGAGATCAAGGCCTTGCTGGAAGCCGACGCGCCCTACAACGCCAAGGTCATCTTCAAGGCCAACGAGGGCGCCGCCACCGGCTGGAACGCGCCGGCCTCGGGGCCGTGGCTGACCCAGGCGCTGGATGCCGCCTCGCAGCAGTACTATGGCGCTCCCTGCGGCTACATCGGCCAGGGCGGCACCATTCCGCTGATGAGCATGCTGCAGAAGGGCTTCCCCAAGGCGCAGTTCATGGTCTGCGGCGTGCTGGGCCCCAAGTCCAATGCCCACGGCCCGAATGAATTCCTGCACGTGCCCTACGGCAAGAAGCTGACCGCAGCGGTCGCGCAGACCATGGCGGCGATGCCGGCGGCCTGA
- a CDS encoding LysR family transcriptional regulator, whose product MDIKWLEDFVALSKSRNLFQAAEARNVTHPAFGRRIKALEDWAGVPLVERGHQVSTLNAAGRSMLAAAIDVLDILRETRQGLQKPELERSRRIAIASGKTLAHSVLPGLMAKVQQGMQPFQLKVVTTTLNYGIDMLADGEVDFLLCHAHEPLYAQIDNPDYRCRRVGADKLVAVSAPLAPGSRHPRHAVPKLASDPAVPFLAYADSMSLGRILRDRLRGLCVPARLQTMYESDLADALHAMARQGFGLAWLPHTLVESDLRAGVLARADSARNDIHMEIRLYQSVANAKPLARQVWSRIEAYAAR is encoded by the coding sequence ATGGACATCAAGTGGCTGGAGGACTTCGTGGCGTTGTCGAAGTCGCGCAACCTGTTCCAGGCGGCCGAGGCGCGCAACGTCACGCATCCGGCCTTCGGGCGCCGCATCAAGGCGCTGGAGGACTGGGCCGGCGTGCCGCTGGTCGAGCGCGGCCACCAGGTGTCGACGCTGAACGCGGCCGGGCGCAGCATGCTGGCGGCCGCCATCGACGTGCTGGACATCCTGCGCGAGACGCGCCAGGGCCTGCAGAAGCCCGAGCTGGAACGCAGCCGCCGCATCGCCATCGCCTCGGGCAAGACGCTGGCGCATTCGGTGCTGCCGGGGCTGATGGCCAAGGTGCAGCAGGGCATGCAGCCGTTCCAGTTGAAGGTGGTGACCACCACGCTCAACTACGGCATCGACATGCTGGCCGACGGCGAGGTCGACTTCCTGCTGTGCCACGCGCACGAGCCGCTGTACGCGCAGATCGACAATCCCGACTACCGCTGCCGCCGGGTTGGCGCCGACAAGCTGGTGGCCGTCAGCGCGCCGCTGGCGCCGGGCAGCCGCCATCCGCGCCACGCCGTGCCCAAGCTGGCCTCGGATCCGGCGGTGCCGTTCCTGGCGTACGCCGACAGCATGTCGCTGGGCCGCATCCTGCGCGACCGCCTGCGCGGCCTGTGCGTGCCGGCGCGGTTGCAGACCATGTACGAGTCGGACCTGGCGGACGCGCTGCATGCCATGGCGCGGCAGGGCTTCGGCCTGGCGTGGCTGCCCCACACGCTGGTCGAGTCCGACCTGCGCGCCGGCGTCCTGGCGCGGGCCGACAGCGCGCGCAACGACATCCACATGGAGATCCGGCTGTACCAGTCGGTGGCCAACGCCAAGCCGCTGGCGCGGCAGGTGTGGAGCCGGATCGAGGCGTACGCGGCGCGCTAG
- a CDS encoding alpha/beta fold hydrolase: MPDAPVLLKSLRSHFLGGREAVASGLPVLRRQVVGNGAARAIDMNGSYCAGQLYVQEYRLAEPRHPHPVLLWHGGGMSGAQWESTPDGRQGWLWRLLQSGYDVFVADAPERGRASWAMYPQIYDAAPIFRSKEEAWHLFRIGPASGYAPRGQPRGAHPGQQFPADAFDTFAKQFVPRWLAHDAMALDAYRELLDLAGPCIVIGHSQGGGYATQLARECPGPIRAVVAVEPTGTPERVDGSLPPQLLVWGDHFDHHDTWQRYRAQTDAYWDALRRAGRRADVLDLPAAGIAGNSHFCMLDRNSDRIAELIVDWLNGLD; the protein is encoded by the coding sequence ATGCCCGACGCCCCCGTTTTGCTGAAATCCCTGCGCAGCCACTTCCTGGGCGGCCGCGAGGCCGTGGCCAGCGGGCTGCCGGTGCTGCGCAGGCAAGTGGTGGGCAACGGCGCCGCGCGCGCCATCGACATGAACGGCAGCTACTGCGCCGGCCAGTTGTACGTGCAGGAATACCGCCTGGCCGAGCCGCGCCATCCGCATCCGGTGCTGCTGTGGCACGGCGGCGGCATGAGCGGCGCGCAATGGGAAAGCACTCCCGACGGCCGCCAGGGCTGGCTCTGGCGGCTGCTGCAATCCGGCTATGACGTATTCGTGGCCGACGCGCCCGAGCGCGGCCGCGCTTCCTGGGCGATGTACCCGCAGATCTACGACGCGGCGCCGATCTTCCGTTCCAAGGAAGAAGCCTGGCACCTGTTCCGCATCGGCCCGGCCAGCGGCTACGCGCCCCGCGGCCAGCCGCGTGGCGCCCATCCGGGGCAGCAATTCCCGGCCGACGCCTTCGACACCTTCGCCAAGCAGTTCGTGCCGCGCTGGCTGGCGCACGACGCCATGGCGCTGGACGCCTATCGCGAACTGCTCGACCTGGCCGGCCCCTGCATCGTCATCGGCCACAGCCAGGGCGGCGGCTACGCCACGCAACTGGCGCGCGAATGCCCCGGCCCGATCCGCGCGGTAGTGGCGGTGGAACCGACCGGCACGCCCGAACGCGTCGACGGCTCCCTGCCCCCGCAACTGCTGGTATGGGGCGACCACTTCGACCACCACGACACCTGGCAGCGCTACCGCGCCCAGACCGACGCCTACTGGGACGCCCTGCGGCGGGCCGGCCGCCGCGCCGACGTGCTGGACCTGCCCGCCGCCGGCATCGCCGGCAATTCCCATTTCTGCATGCTGGACCGCAACAGCGACCGCATCGCCGAACTCATCGTCGACTGGCTCAACGGCCTCGACTAA
- a CDS encoding Bug family tripartite tricarboxylate transporter substrate binding protein, whose amino-acid sequence MKLTKTAIAVALLSGASLIAGPASAQQADYPNKPVRLIVPFAPGGTADIIGRVFAAQLGTELGATVVVENKAGAGGSIGTRFVADAAPDGYVLLLASSSTHGTNPAVYKNLTYDAAQDFTAITQLVTVPGVLSVTKDFPAADLNGLIAAAKANPDKYTYASSGAGGLGNLAMELMKSMTGAKLMHIAYRGAGPAFTDVISGQVSMIWEPVPASLPYIKGGQIRPIAIAADARSPELPDTPTFKEAGLPRYEANAWNGLLAPKGLPADVTQKLHDASVKALNNPEVKAKLASLGGTVVAGTSDAFKNVIASDVKKWKNVAADARIQLDQ is encoded by the coding sequence ATGAAACTGACCAAAACCGCAATCGCCGTGGCGTTGCTGAGCGGCGCCTCGCTGATCGCCGGCCCGGCCTCGGCGCAGCAGGCCGACTACCCCAACAAGCCCGTGCGCCTGATCGTGCCGTTCGCCCCCGGCGGCACCGCCGACATCATCGGCCGCGTATTTGCGGCGCAGCTGGGCACCGAACTGGGCGCCACCGTGGTGGTCGAGAACAAGGCCGGCGCGGGCGGCTCGATCGGCACGCGCTTCGTGGCCGACGCGGCGCCCGACGGCTACGTACTGCTGCTGGCCTCGTCCAGCACCCACGGCACCAATCCGGCGGTCTACAAGAACCTGACCTACGACGCGGCGCAGGACTTCACCGCCATCACGCAACTGGTGACCGTGCCGGGCGTGCTGAGCGTGACCAAGGACTTCCCCGCCGCCGACCTGAACGGCCTGATCGCCGCCGCCAAGGCCAACCCGGACAAGTACACCTACGCCTCGTCGGGCGCGGGCGGCCTGGGCAACCTGGCGATGGAGCTGATGAAGTCGATGACCGGCGCCAAGCTCATGCACATCGCCTACCGCGGCGCGGGCCCGGCCTTCACCGACGTCATCAGCGGCCAGGTGTCGATGATCTGGGAGCCGGTGCCGGCCTCGCTTCCGTACATCAAGGGCGGCCAGATCCGTCCCATCGCCATCGCCGCCGACGCCCGTTCGCCGGAACTGCCCGACACGCCGACCTTCAAGGAAGCCGGCCTGCCGCGCTACGAGGCCAACGCCTGGAACGGCCTGCTGGCGCCCAAGGGCCTGCCGGCCGACGTGACGCAGAAGCTGCACGACGCCTCGGTCAAGGCGCTGAACAATCCCGAGGTCAAGGCCAAGCTGGCCAGCCTGGGCGGCACGGTGGTGGCCGGCACGTCCGACGCGTTCAAGAACGTGATCGCCAGCGACGTGAAGAAGTGGAAGAACGTGGCGGCCGACGCCAGGATCCAGCTGGATCAGTAA
- a CDS encoding ATP-binding protein: MKTLRKRLTVTLLLTLLLTWAAVFMCQQHAMNEARTGIRDQSLVDSANQTILSLRRSLLEERPDERFKLPPSSHFRGERTTVQIWSKGDRRLALRSPEAPDQPLNPDFEDGFRDSVIGDDTWRVYSLSDASGQVQVQLARADSDRRAEAVAAFKRGLVIVSALFLLLAASTWIVVRLAFRPVDRAGDAIQRRTPFDLAPLPLDRLPGELHPFVRSINALLVRLQAAMDHERRFLADAAHELRTPLAALSAQTELLSQRIADTPAADAAAPLRAVAQRTARLAEQLLDQARMDAVSETGADLDTVSLDALVVLLVRDGEAAAARKRQRIQLDVQACEVRGGMDTLGVLVRNLLDNALRYTPEGGQIAVACGPHERGGAWLRVADDGPGIAPAERARVFDRFYRAPGANGGGSGIGLSLVAQIAARHGAVVAFVPGLNGRGVGLMVTFPATAAA; encoded by the coding sequence ATGAAGACGCTGCGCAAACGCCTGACCGTCACGCTGCTGCTGACCCTGCTGTTGACCTGGGCGGCGGTGTTCATGTGCCAGCAGCACGCCATGAACGAGGCGCGCACCGGCATCCGCGACCAGTCCCTGGTCGACTCGGCCAACCAGACCATCCTGTCGCTGCGCCGCAGTCTGCTGGAGGAGCGGCCCGATGAGCGTTTCAAGCTGCCGCCGTCCAGCCATTTCCGCGGCGAGCGGACCACGGTGCAGATCTGGTCCAAGGGCGACCGGCGCCTGGCCCTGCGTTCGCCCGAGGCGCCGGACCAGCCGCTGAACCCGGACTTCGAAGACGGCTTTCGCGACAGCGTGATCGGCGACGACACCTGGCGCGTGTACTCGCTCAGCGACGCTTCCGGCCAGGTGCAGGTGCAGCTGGCGCGCGCCGACAGCGACCGGCGCGCCGAAGCCGTGGCCGCCTTCAAGCGCGGCCTGGTCATCGTGTCGGCGTTGTTCCTGCTGCTGGCGGCATCAACCTGGATCGTGGTGCGGCTGGCGTTCCGTCCGGTCGATCGCGCCGGTGACGCGATCCAGCGGCGCACGCCATTCGACCTGGCGCCGTTGCCGCTGGACCGCCTGCCGGGGGAATTGCATCCCTTCGTGCGCTCCATCAATGCCCTGCTGGTCCGGCTTCAGGCCGCCATGGACCACGAGCGCCGCTTCCTGGCCGATGCCGCGCATGAACTGCGCACGCCGCTGGCCGCGCTCAGCGCGCAGACCGAACTGCTGTCGCAGCGCATCGCCGACACGCCGGCCGCCGACGCCGCCGCCCCGTTGCGCGCGGTGGCGCAGCGCACGGCGCGCCTGGCCGAACAATTGCTGGACCAGGCGCGCATGGACGCGGTCAGTGAAACCGGCGCCGATCTCGACACCGTGTCGCTGGACGCGCTGGTGGTCCTGCTGGTGCGCGACGGCGAGGCGGCCGCGGCGCGCAAGCGCCAACGCATCCAGCTGGACGTCCAGGCCTGCGAGGTGCGCGGCGGCATGGATACGCTGGGCGTGCTGGTGCGCAACCTGCTCGACAACGCCCTGCGCTACACCCCCGAGGGCGGCCAGATCGCCGTGGCCTGCGGGCCGCACGAGCGGGGCGGGGCCTGGCTACGGGTGGCCGACGATGGCCCCGGCATCGCGCCGGCCGAACGCGCGCGGGTGTTCGACCGCTTCTATCGCGCCCCGGGCGCCAACGGCGGCGGCAGCGGCATCGGCCTGTCGCTGGTGGCGCAGATCGCGGCGCGCCACGGCGCCGTGGTGGCCTTCGTGCCTGGCCTGAATGGCCGGGGCGTGGGCCTGATGGTCACTTTTCCCGCGACCGCGGCGGCATGA